In a genomic window of Glaciimonas sp. PCH181:
- a CDS encoding response regulator transcription factor, whose amino-acid sequence MMTAPPTFQPSHSACDVIVADDHPIILHGVTTILESDKNIRIVATAQNVSDAFKALSEQACDILICDYSFYGDAMPDGLPMIKKIRLSFPTLKIIILSAREDFTTAHNALECGVQGFVRKNSDLKNVLIAVQEVRSGNKYMDSATAQDMLKHMLTLGRNPRSPAISQVKLSATEIEHIRLLKRGLSLTEIATMTQRSVKTVSAQKQTLMKKLGSKNNMEFFNTISNDHLMSGISNVPQK is encoded by the coding sequence ATGATGACCGCGCCACCTACTTTTCAGCCTTCTCACTCTGCTTGCGACGTCATCGTTGCGGACGACCATCCCATTATTCTGCATGGCGTAACAACCATTTTAGAGAGTGACAAAAATATTCGGATTGTTGCCACCGCCCAAAATGTATCGGACGCTTTTAAAGCGCTCTCGGAGCAAGCCTGCGATATCTTGATTTGCGACTATTCGTTTTATGGTGATGCGATGCCAGACGGTTTGCCTATGATAAAAAAAATCCGCCTATCATTTCCGACGCTAAAAATTATCATCTTGTCAGCACGCGAAGACTTTACAACTGCCCACAACGCATTGGAATGCGGTGTACAAGGCTTTGTGCGAAAAAATAGTGATCTGAAAAATGTACTTATTGCGGTCCAAGAAGTCCGCTCCGGCAATAAGTATATGGATAGCGCGACAGCGCAGGATATGCTGAAGCACATGTTGACACTGGGCAGAAACCCACGCTCGCCGGCCATCTCCCAAGTCAAGCTCTCTGCCACCGAGATTGAACATATACGTTTATTAAAACGCGGATTGAGCCTGACAGAAATCGCCACGATGACACAACGCAGCGTTAAAACAGTCAGCGCACAGAAACAAACGCTGATGAAAAAACTCGGCTCAAAAAATAATATGGAATTCTTTAATACGATCAGCAACGATCATCTGATGTCTGGCATTTCCAATGTTCCTCAAAAATAA